The region GGCCGCCCTGGTCGACAATCCAACCGCCGACCAAGTCATCCCATCGCCGTTTGATGAGCGTGTTGTATCAGCGGTCTCGGCAGTGATCAAATAATACCAAAAGTGAAAAACCCGCCCTTCCGGCGGAGATGGGAGTCTATTCGGTGGTTAAACCAAGACTCGACCATCTCCGCCAAGAAGGCGCGGGTGTGGAGACCTTGAGCGCACTCTCAAGGTCTCGGAAAATGAAATCTGATGCCCCGAGTGCGCGGGGCGATCTGGGCTACGCGGCGTAGCCTGGGGACGAGGTGGAGTATACCACCTCGTCATCGCCAGCGGACAGCGGGTAACCCGCTGCCTGACGCCAGGCCTCAAAATAGGCACCTCGGTAGTCCGGGTCGTACCCGGGCTCAAACTCCAGCCACACGCTGCCGACAAGGCTAGGCGTCGCCCGCAGCGACGACCTGGAGGTCGCCGATATGAAAACAACCTCCTCCCAGCCCGGCTGGGACAGGTCGAGGGTACTAAGCCCCCACCAGTACCAGTCGTCCTGGTACCTCATGGCGAGGGCAGGCACGAAGCCCACCGCCTCGTCGGAGGCCACCACGTGGCGACCTCCAATGGAGTTGTTGGCCACGAACACCGTGGCCGGCGTCACCAACGCAAACGCGTCGATAACCCTCTCCGCACACCGGCGGCGCGCGGGGGAGCCTGCGGAGATGGAGGAGCTGGCGTACGCCAGCTCCTCCTGAGCCTTACGGAGAGACTCCTCCGCAAGGCTGACATTCGTAAAGCGGTTAAAGGCCGCCGCAGCGGCCTCGGGGGTGACGATGGCGATGTACTCAGTGGAGGCCATTTTGACCCCTTTCTACGCCCGACTATGGGCGCGCTAGCGAGTCCAACCTTTTCAGACTCTCTACTCACACATAAACGCGCAAACAGCCAATGGCTATTCGCGAAAAATTTTTATATCTTGATAGAGAGTCTGAAATCCTACGGCGCTAGTCGGCGCTTCTCAGATTTCATTTTTAAGTATACATACCGACTCAACCTGCTAGAGGGAGTGGTATACTATTATACTATCACACATCACGCTGTTTGTCAAGAGTTTTAGAAGTGTTTTTGTTGTTTTTGTCAAATCCGGACAACCGTCACCACCCAACTTTCGCAAAAAACACCAAAAACCAGCTTAAATCACCCGAGCGACCTCTTCTAGAGTCGTTTCGCCGCGGAGTGCCGCCAGCACGCCGACTTGCTCCAATGTCAGCATGCCTTCAGCTTTGGCAGTTTGTTCAATTGATTCGGGATGGACATCTTCAACATCGCCGCGAATATATTTCTGGATTTCCTCGGTCACGATTAGCTGTTCCATAATCACGATACGCCCCTTATAGCCAAACGGCGCGTCATTACTAGGTTTCGGCCGCCATAACTTAAACGTATCTAAGTCCGGACATTCAACATCAGCCGGTATGCCTGCCAACACACGCTTCACGTAATTGCGCGTCGCCTCGTCCGGCTCGTATTCTTCTTTTGTCGCATCAACCAGCCGGCGCACTAAGCGCTGCGCGATCACTAAGCGAATCGCGCTTGAGAAAATCGGGTTCACGCCGATCATGTCAATCATGCGGCTAAATGCCGTGCTCGTTGAATTTGCGTGAAAGCTTGATAGCACCAAATGCCCTGTAATCGACGCCTGTATCGCGGTGCGCGCCGTGTCGGTGTCGCGAATCTCGCCGACCATCACGACGTCTGGGTCGAGACGAAGCACGCTGCGCAGTCCGTCCGCGAAACTCTGCCCATGCGTCGTGTCGATCGGAATCTGTGAAATACCACTCAAACTGTACTCAACCGGATCTTCAAGCGTAATCAGTTTGCGATCAGAAGTATTCAGCGCGTTCAGCACGCTATAGAGCGTAGTCGATTTACCGCTGCCCGTCGGCCCGACCATCAGCATAAGCCCGCGCGGGTGGCTCACTACTTCGTCAATTTCGCGGCGCTGGCGCGGCGGTATGCCTAGCAAGTCCAAGTTCAGCAAACTCTCGTCGAAGTTGAATAAACGCAGCACCGCGTCTTGCCCGTACACCGTCGGCACAGTCTCGACGCGGATATTAAGCAAGTGCGTACCCTGCTCGGTCGTAATCTCACGCTGCATATGCCCCGATTGCGATTGATACGCCGCCGTACTGATGCCGGCGCGGCTTGCGAGTTCGCCCATAATCACACGGTAACGATCGCGCTCCAAATGCGCCACCGGGTGCAACGCACCATCTACACGCAAACGTACGCGAATGTTATCGCGCTCATTTTCAATGTGAATGTCGCTCGCGCCCAGCCGATCCGCCTGTTGAATAATAAAATCAAACAGGTCACTGCTCGTCACTGTATTAAGCGTTTGACTAACTTGCGCGATCGTGTCGCTATCGCCCTCTTTGGCAATTTTGATATCCTGATACTCGGTGGGGCGCGGCGGGTCGTAGCGCAGCATAAGCGCGCGGTAGCCGCTCAGGCTAATTAGCGAAAATTGAATCTGATCGCCGCGCTCTTCGTACTGGCGGCGCATGACTTGCAGCACCGACTGCGGCGTCTGCGATGTCACGCCAAACTGGTACATCACTTCGTTGCCGCCGCGCACTAGCGGTACGATCCGATCCTGATGCATTTGTTGCACCGGAAGCATATCTTTTACGAGCGGGATTTCATGCTCCAGTTCACGCGTATCTAAATACGGCAACCCCAAAATCGCCGCGCGGCGTTGCGTGGCGCGTTCATCTTGTTCGCGGCGTCTACGTTGGACTTCTTCTTCGTTCACTAGTGCTAGTATAGCAAAAAGCTTACGGTTTTGGCGAGTGTTACAATAGAAAATATGAGAGAAATTATCGTGATCGCGCACAATATTCGCTCGACGCACAACGTGGGGGCGATTTTTCGCACCTGCGAGGGGCTCGGGATCCGCCGGATTATCCTGAGCGGCTACACGCCGTATCCCGACGTATCGCTCACCGCCGCTGCGCCGTTCTGCGCATATAGCGATAGCGAAATTTGCCGAACTGATCCGCGCTTGCCGCACACTCGCGAAAAAATCACAAAACAAATTCATAAAACAGCGCTTGGCGCCGAAGCAATCGTGCCGTTTGAATACCATGACGCGCCGAATTTTGACGAGCTGCAAGCAAATGGCTATCGGATCGCGGCGCTTGAGCAAGCAGAAAATTCAATCAATCTCGCAGACTACCGAGCGCCCGAAAAACTCGCGCTGCTACTCGGCGAAGAGGTCTACGGCGTACCGGCGGAGTTGCTGCGCCAAGTCGACGACATTGTCGAAATCCCAATGCGCGGACAAAAAGAATCGTTCAATGTATCGGTGGCGGCGGGAATCGCGCTGTACGAATTGACGAAATAATATCCTCAAACACTATGGCGCAGCGCTTTCCGGCGCCGGCGCAAAAAAGACCAAAGTCGAATCCTGCTATTTTATTGCCACGCATTCATCGCCGAGGATCTGCACCAAGCCGTCGTGCAATTCGCGCTGCGCATCAACGCGAAATGGCAATCGAATCGCGCGCGACTTATCGCTGCCTAGTACCATGATGATGTCGTTTTGCCCGGGGTGCTTACCGCATAATTGCTTGAGCGCTAACAGCGAATCGTGGTCGTTTGGATTTGCGATTTTGACATAAACTGTTTTGAGCGCAGGTAATGGAGTAGATGCAGCCGATTTTGGCATTTTTGCCGTCACAGCGGCAGCCGGCGCGCCCGCATTCGCCTTTTTAGGATAGCGCTTTTGTTTCACTGCCGCGCGGCCCGTCGGCGCGGTCATTTTGTGCCCATGGCTTTGGTATTCATTTAATTCCTTGTCGGTCACGACGCTAATTTCATCGGCAATCATTTTTGCCTCGTCGGTCATATTGCCGTCGCGGTCGCGCGCGCTAATCTTGCCGGATACTTTCAGCACAGCATCTTGCTGCAGTCCGTCGCCGAGCTGCTCGTACAGGCGCGGGAACACGATCACTTCGCCTTCGCCAGTTTTATCTTCCAACCCGACGAATGCCATTTTCGCGCCCGATTTCGTGACAATCGTGCGCACCGTCGACACCAGCCCGCCGATCGTCACCTGCTGCCCGTCAATATTTGGCGTACAATTATGCAGGGGAATCGTTTGCTCCTCAAAAAATGCATCGTAATTATCAAGCGGATGCGCCGAAATATACAGCCCGAGCAGCTCGCGCTCCCACATCAGCTGCTCCTTTGGCGTATGCTTCACTGGCGCGGTCTTTAGCTCAATCGACGGCATCAGCTTATCGCCGCCAAGCGCCGCGAACATATCGACCTGGCCGCTCAAAGCTTCCTTCTGCAATTTGCTCGCAAATGCCAAAATCGCGTCGAGGTTGAACAGCAAATCGCTGCGGTCGCCCAGCTCGTCAAACGCACCTGCCTTAATGAGCGATTCCCACGCTTTACGGTTCACCTTGCTCGTGCTCACGCGCTTCGCAAAATCCTCCACGCTTTTGAACGGACCGCCGGCATCGCGCGCACGAATGATTTCCTCAACCGCGCCCACGCCAACGCCTTTCACCGCTGCCATACCGAAGCGCACTTGTTTCGCTGCCGGCACGACCGCGAACTCAACATACGATTGGTTAACGTCCGGACTAAGCACTTCCATACCCATATGCTTGCACTCGGTGATTTCTATCGCTAAGCGATCAATATCATCATGGTCGCTCGTCATCAGCGCCGCCATAAATGCATCAGGATAATGCGCTTTCAAATACGCCGTCCAATATGCAATCAAGCCATAACACGCCGCATGCGACTTATTAAAACAGTAGTTTGCAAACTCTTCTAGCTGGCTCCAAAACGTCTCCGCCATTTCACGCGTGGCGCCGCCAACTTTGACCGCGCCCTCGACGAACTCCGGCTTAACCTTTTTCATTAGGTCGATTTTTTTCTTACCGACGGCTTTACGCAGCGTATCAGCCTGACCACCAGTAAAGCCGCACCATTCCTTAGAAATCTGCATGAACTGCTCTTGGTAAACCAAAACTCCGTAAGTGTTTTCCAGCGAATTACGCATACCTTCGTGCAAGTAGGTAATCGGCTCTTCGCCGTTCTTGCGGCGGATAAAGCTATCAATAAACTGTATCGGTCCCGGGCGGTACAGAGCCACCATGGCGATGATATCTTCGAAATGCGTCGGTTTGAGCGCCCGCAGATAGCGTTTCATGCCCGCCGACTCTAACTGAAACACGCCGGTGGTGTCGCCGCGCTGGAATAGCTCATACGTCTCCTTATCATCAAGCGGCAGCGACGCTAGGTCGATATTTTCCTTGTACACTTTGCGAATAATACGCATCGCATTGTTAATGATTGTTAAGTTTGACAGCCCGAGAAAGTCCATTTTCAATAGCCCCAACTCTTCGACCTCGCCCATCGGGAACTGCGTCGCAACCACGCCTTTTTGCGCCATTTCAAGCGGAATATAATTGACAAGCGTGTCAGGCGCGATCACCACGCCGCAGGCGTGCACGCCATGGCTGCGAATCGTCCCCTCTAGCTGAATCGCATAATCAAGCACCTCCTTAGCGGTCGGGTTGTTTTCGTATTCATTTTTCAAATCAACATCGTCAACAATGCTCTTGCTCAAAGGAACGTGGCGGCCCTGCGCCGGCGGCGGCACCAATTTTGCAAGCCGGTCGCTTTCAGCATACGGCACTTCCAGCACGCGCGCTACGTCGCGCACCGCCATACGCCCAAACATCTTACCAAACGTCGCAATATTACTGACATGATCTTCGCCGTATTTATTTGCACAGTATTGAATTACTTCATCGCGGCGCGTATCTTGAATGTCAACATCAATATCAGGCATAGAGATACGGTCAGGATTGAGAAAACGCTCAAACAGCAGTCCGTATTTCAATGGATCGAGGTCAGTAATATTAAGCGCGTATGCCACAATTGAGCCCGCTGCGCTTCCTCGCCCTGGACCAAATACGATCCCCTGAGACTTGCCCCAGTTGATAAAATCTTGCACGATCAAAAAATAGCCCTCGTACCCCATATTTGCCATAACGCCGAGTTCCATCTCAACGCGCTCGCGCACCTCAGGCGCGAGGATTGCCGCAATGTCGTCAACCGTCATCGACTCAACTTCGTCGGCAGTTTTGTCATTATAGCGGCGCGCCAAACCCTGATAGACGAGCTTGTGCAGATACGAATGCTCGCTTTCGCCATCAGGCAGCGGATATTTCGGAATTAAAATCCGCCCTAATTCAATTTCAACATTACATCGATCAGCAATTGCCTTAGTGTTTGTAATTACCTCAGGAAACTCATCGCCCCAATGATCAATGATGTCGCGCGGGTCAGTCAAATGCAACTCAAAATCTTTCAAGCTCATACGTTTTTCGTCGCTCAAATATGCGCCCGTGCCGACGCACAGCAGAATCTCATGCGCGTCCTGGTACGCATGCGTTAGATAGTGTCCATCGCAGGTCACGACCATTGGAATAGCAAGTTCTTTTGACAGCTTAATCAGTCCTTCGTTAATTTTTGCCTGCACATCCCAATGCGTGTTTGATTTCGGATGGCCGTGATCCTGCAGCTCTAGGTAATAGCGGTCGCCAAGTACTGATTTATACCACGCAGCAGTTTCTTTGGCGCGCGCGTAATCATCTTCCTTCAGCGCCACGCCGATTTCACCGCTGGCGCAGCCGCTCAACACGATCAAACCCTCGTTTAGCTCTTCAAGTAAATCGTGATCTATGCGCGGCTTGTAGTACATGCCTTCAAGGTTGGCGCGCGTTGATAACTTCATCAAATTATGAAAGCCGGTGCTATTCATTGCAAGCACAGTCAAATGAAAGCGCTGCTTATCTTTTGCAGGATCGCGGTCAAAACGCGAGCGCGCCGCCACGTACGTCTCAATCCCGAGAATCGGCTTGATGCCGGCAGCTTTAGCGGCTTTATAATATTCTAAAATTCCGCTCATCGTGCCATGATCGGTTACTGC is a window of Candidatus Saccharimonadaceae bacterium ML1 DNA encoding:
- a CDS encoding T2SP E domain-containing protein, which encodes MNEEEVQRRRREQDERATQRRAAILGLPYLDTRELEHEIPLVKDMLPVQQMHQDRIVPLVRGGNEVMYQFGVTSQTPQSVLQVMRRQYEERGDQIQFSLISLSGYRALMLRYDPPRPTEYQDIKIAKEGDSDTIAQVSQTLNTVTSSDLFDFIIQQADRLGASDIHIENERDNIRVRLRVDGALHPVAHLERDRYRVIMGELASRAGISTAAYQSQSGHMQREITTEQGTHLLNIRVETVPTVYGQDAVLRLFNFDESLLNLDLLGIPPRQRREIDEVVSHPRGLMLMVGPTGSGKSTTLYSVLNALNTSDRKLITLEDPVEYSLSGISQIPIDTTHGQSFADGLRSVLRLDPDVVMVGEIRDTDTARTAIQASITGHLVLSSFHANSTSTAFSRMIDMIGVNPIFSSAIRLVIAQRLVRRLVDATKEEYEPDEATRNYVKRVLAGIPADVECPDLDTFKLWRPKPSNDAPFGYKGRIVIMEQLIVTEEIQKYIRGDVEDVHPESIEQTAKAEGMLTLEQVGVLAALRGETTLEEVARVI
- a CDS encoding TrmH family RNA methyltransferase, coding for MREIIVIAHNIRSTHNVGAIFRTCEGLGIRRIILSGYTPYPDVSLTAAAPFCAYSDSEICRTDPRLPHTREKITKQIHKTALGAEAIVPFEYHDAPNFDELQANGYRIAALEQAENSINLADYRAPEKLALLLGEEVYGVPAELLRQVDDIVEIPMRGQKESFNVSVAAGIALYELTK
- the dnaE gene encoding DNA polymerase III subunit alpha, whose product is MGSTQTKQAAKSLQPSDFVHLHNHTYHSVLDGLTRIGDLVDKVKEFGMEAAAVTDHGTMSGILEYYKAAKAAGIKPILGIETYVAARSRFDRDPAKDKQRFHLTVLAMNSTGFHNLMKLSTRANLEGMYYKPRIDHDLLEELNEGLIVLSGCASGEIGVALKEDDYARAKETAAWYKSVLGDRYYLELQDHGHPKSNTHWDVQAKINEGLIKLSKELAIPMVVTCDGHYLTHAYQDAHEILLCVGTGAYLSDEKRMSLKDFELHLTDPRDIIDHWGDEFPEVITNTKAIADRCNVEIELGRILIPKYPLPDGESEHSYLHKLVYQGLARRYNDKTADEVESMTVDDIAAILAPEVRERVEMELGVMANMGYEGYFLIVQDFINWGKSQGIVFGPGRGSAAGSIVAYALNITDLDPLKYGLLFERFLNPDRISMPDIDVDIQDTRRDEVIQYCANKYGEDHVSNIATFGKMFGRMAVRDVARVLEVPYAESDRLAKLVPPPAQGRHVPLSKSIVDDVDLKNEYENNPTAKEVLDYAIQLEGTIRSHGVHACGVVIAPDTLVNYIPLEMAQKGVVATQFPMGEVEELGLLKMDFLGLSNLTIINNAMRIIRKVYKENIDLASLPLDDKETYELFQRGDTTGVFQLESAGMKRYLRALKPTHFEDIIAMVALYRPGPIQFIDSFIRRKNGEEPITYLHEGMRNSLENTYGVLVYQEQFMQISKEWCGFTGGQADTLRKAVGKKKIDLMKKVKPEFVEGAVKVGGATREMAETFWSQLEEFANYCFNKSHAACYGLIAYWTAYLKAHYPDAFMAALMTSDHDDIDRLAIEITECKHMGMEVLSPDVNQSYVEFAVVPAAKQVRFGMAAVKGVGVGAVEEIIRARDAGGPFKSVEDFAKRVSTSKVNRKAWESLIKAGAFDELGDRSDLLFNLDAILAFASKLQKEALSGQVDMFAALGGDKLMPSIELKTAPVKHTPKEQLMWERELLGLYISAHPLDNYDAFFEEQTIPLHNCTPNIDGQQVTIGGLVSTVRTIVTKSGAKMAFVGLEDKTGEGEVIVFPRLYEQLGDGLQQDAVLKVSGKISARDRDGNMTDEAKMIADEISVVTDKELNEYQSHGHKMTAPTGRAAVKQKRYPKKANAGAPAAAVTAKMPKSAASTPLPALKTVYVKIANPNDHDSLLALKQLCGKHPGQNDIIMVLGSDKSRAIRLPFRVDAQRELHDGLVQILGDECVAIK